The DNA segment TCATTTTTTTGACTGGAATCACGATGGAATATCATCTCGGCCACTCGGGGCTGAAAAAATATCGAGTGTGCCTACACTTGAATTGCTTGCAGATTTATGTAATCTATGGAAGAGACATTTGATCAGACTTAACCATTAGTTAAGTTTAAAAGGTAAATTTGAATGCGCGTACCTTGTTTATCATTGCGGTTAAGTTTATGATTAGTATAAAGGAGGGATTAAATATGGAATTACAAATTGGAAGAATCATTCGAGAGCGCCGGAAACACCTCAATCTTACCCAAGAAAATTTAGCAATTGCCGTTGGGGTATCTGTGCCAGCAGTTTCAAAGTGGGAAAGCGGTAGTTCTTACCCGGACATTACACTGTTACTTCCTATTGCATGCACGCTTAATCTGACCGTAGACGAGTTGCTGGACAATCCCGGAAGTTTGTCTGTTGAAGAAGTGCCAAAACTCGGAGAAAAAGCAAAAAGATATTTTGAACAAGGTGATTATTTGAACGGAATATCGTTCTGTCAAAAAGAAATAACCGAAAATCCTCACTGCCTACTCTTGCAGTATCATTTTGCGGCAATACTGATAAACTATCTGTCTGTCTTGGATGGTAGTGAATATACCTTGGCCTTACAAACTGCTATTGCATGGCTGGAAAATGCGACCCAAATTCAAGAACCTGTTGAAATCAAACTGGCATCCTATTACTATTTAGGGCAAATGTATCTTAATACGGAAGAATATGAAAAGGCAGAGGAGGCCCTAAAAAAATTACCAAATGATATAGGTTTGGATTTTGCCAGTAGTATTGCATTACTTTTTATTCAAAAAAAGGAATACGATAAAGCAGAACAGTTTTGTCAAGAAAAACTCTACATTGATGTCAACTATGCGTGTTCAAATTTAGCGTTTTTAGCTGATGGGGCATATAAGACTGGGGATTATGAGAAGTCTTATGATCTATCTTCGAAAGAGGTGGAATTGTTAGACCTGTTTAAAATCAATTCCGATAAGACAATTTATGCTCTATGGCAAATGGCGTTATGTGCTAATTTGCTGGCCGATGAAGTCAGAACATCCCAATGTCTAAATCAAATGATGAATAGGATAGATGCGTTATCAGACTCGCCCATTACAGGAAACGCACTTTTTGAAAAAGTAAAAGCCCCAACGCAAGTAGTTTCAGCGGAAATGTCCAAGTATATTGTAAAGGATAATCTCAAAGCAATGATAATTAACAATGACCTTATGGATGTCCAAGCGTTTTCGCAAATACAAAAGCGCTTATGAGATGTGACAGAACAAAGTAAATAAAAAAAGTCAAAGGTCCTGCGGAGGTGTGATATGAATCATTTAGGTACAAAAATACTTGAAACAAAACGTCTGATATTGAGACCATTTAAAGAAACAGATGTTGAAGACATGTATGATAACTGGGCAGGCAATGATAATGTTACCCGATATCTGACGTGGCCAGCGCATGCTTCCAGAGAGGTCTCGAAATCTGTCGTGGATTTGTGGGTAAGTAATAATGAGGACATGAGAAATTATCAATGGTGTATTGAACTAAAAGACAATCAGCAAGCTATTGGCAGCATTGGAATCGTCCATATGGAGGAAGAGATAGATTCAGTAGAGATCGGATATTGTATAGGAGAAGAGTACTGGAACAGAGGAATTACAAGTGAAGCTTTCAAAGAAATTATTAAATTCCTGTTTGAAGAGGTTGCGTGTAACAGAATTTTTGCGCAACATGATGTACATAATCCAAATTCAGGGAAGGTAATGAAGAAATCAGGGCTTTTGTATGAAGGAACGTTACTAGAAGCAGGAAAAAATAATACAGGTATATGTGATATGGCCGTATATGGAATTACCAGGAACGTGTATAGTATGAAAAAGGGGGAGCAAAGAAGGCAGGCATTGGAATAACAAAAAATATAAAAAGAGTGATTTCTTAATATTAACACTTGACAAGAGGTCACTTCATAACAGAAAGGTGGTTTTCCATGGATAAATCGAATCTAGTATTAACATTGGAACAACGGCAGGCTTTGTCCATACAACAAGTGGAATCATTGGAACTTCTGGGCTATTCAAACCAGGAGTTGGAGTCGTTTCTTACAACGGAATACCTGGAAAATCCTATGTTAGAAAGTTCCGACGATAAACAAAGCACACAGATTCAGAATATTGAGCAAATGTATGAAAAAAGCACTTCCTACGAGGAACATTATAAAAAATGGGCAGATGACGATTCGAATCGTCAACAGGATATTGCTGCCAGTAACACGGAAGATTTAGCAGAGTCCTTGCTCTTACAGCTCAATAAAGCTGATTTCAGTGAAGAACAGTGGAACCTTATTCCGCATCTGATTCGGGGATTAGATGAAGACGGTTTTTTTCCATATGAACCGAGGGAATTTGCTGAGGTATTCCATACGGATAAACAAACCGTAGAGTGAGCGCGGACCCTTAAAGCAATCTATAAAAAAGGAATTCACAATATGGGTCGCCGGAAGCCCGGCTGTCACTAATTCGACGTTTTCATAAGCTTGAGTTGCAAACAAAGCGGTAAGTAGACTGGCGGTTACCGCACTCCCATGAATCCCAAAAAACCAGAGTAATTCTGCGAGAAATACTAACAGGCATGCCGCCCAGACATTACTACCCATATTTTGTAAAGGCATTTGCTGCCAGGGCAGTGCTTTCTGACAGACTTAAATCTGCACAGTTTTTTCCAAAATATGTCTGGGCAGCCGTCTGAATCCCATAGGCTCCCGCACCAAAGTTAACTGTGTTCAAATAGTTTTCCAGAATAATATCTTTGGCATTCAGCCCCTTGGCGTTCAGGCTGCTCTCAAGCTTGACAGCAAGATACTGCTCCTGGAATTTCCGGCGGAATCTTTCCATGGATCCCTCATGCACCCAATTCGTAAAGACATTGTTCTTCAGCAGCTGCTGTGTGATCGTGCTGGCACCTTCCATATTCTTGCCGCGGTTTTTTACAGCGACAAAAACTGCTCGTGCGATACCCTGAGGGTCAATTCCGTTATGCTCATAAAAACGGGAGTCTTCAATTGCCACAATGGCATGCTGCATACTTTCCGGGATTTCATCGATGGACACCGAAATACGGTTGCCATCCGAAGAATTTAACATAAATTAGCAAGAATTCCCCTTCCTCTTCAGGTGGCGGGATGAATTGCCATAATGTCCAAATCTTTGGAAAAGATTATATACAGCGACCAGTATAGGGATCGTTGCTTTTTGCACTGTATCCTCCAAAACTTTTTCTAAAACGTGGAAAGAACGCTTGTTCTTATGACAAAAATGTGTTATGCTATCATCAGTCGATAAGAGAAAAGAGATGATAAATGTGAATAAATTGGACAATAATGCACATTCAGTATTCCTCCTGTATTACCATCTGATTATGGTCGTAAAATACAGGAGAAAAGTGATTGATGATGATAGTTCTAAAAGGGCGGAGGAGATTTTTTCTTATATTGCACCCAAGTATGGAATTACCTTGGAAGAATGGAATCATGACAAAGATCATGTTCATGTGATGTTCCGGGCTCAGCCGAAAAGCGAACTCAGCAAATTTATCAATGCCTATAAGAGTGCAAGCAGTCGGTTAATTAAGAAAGAATATCCACAGATTCGAGAGAAACTTTGGAAAGAAGCATTCTGGAGCCAGAGTTTTTGTCTGCTCCGTGCAGGAGGAGCACCAATCGAAACCATACGGGCTTATATTGAAAGTCAGGGTGAAAAAGCATGAACAAAGCCATAAAATTTCGTATCTATCCAAATAAAGAGCAGGGAGAACAGTTTGCAAGAACCTTTGGATGCTGCCGGTTTCTATACAACGTGATGTTGGAAGATAAGATGAAAGAATATCAAAAAAGTAAAAAGCGGTTGAAGAATACGCCGGCTTTTTATAAAAAACAGTATCCGTGGCTGAAAGAGGTGGATTCACTGGCACTAGCCAATGTGCAGCTTCATCTGGAAAGGGCATATCAGAACTTTTTTAGAAATCCGCAGAGTGGTTTTCCAAAGTTCAAATCAAAACACAGAAGCCGTGCAAGTTATACGACGAATGTAGTAAATGGAAATATCAAACTGGAAGAAGGAAAGCTGAAGCTTCCGAAAATGTCTCATGTAAAACTGGTACAGCACCGACAGATACCGAAAGAATATCAATTGAAATCGGTGACGGTCACTCAGGAACCGTCCGGAAAATATTATGCCAGTCTTCTCTATACCTATGAGAGCCAAATAAGTGAGGAGAAAGAGGCGGTAGAAAAGATGTTGGGAATGGACTTTGCCATGAGCGGTATGGCGGTGTTTTCAGACGGAAGCCGGGCAGAGTACCCGATGTATTACCGGAAGTCAGAAAAGAAATTGTGCAAAGAGCAGAGAAAGTTGTCTCACTGTGTAAAAGGAAGCAGAAATCACGAAAAGCAGAGACGAAAAGTGGCTGTCTGTCACGAAAAGGTAAAAAATCAGAGAAAAGATTTTCAGCATAAGCTGAGCAGAAAATTGGCGGACAGTTATGATGCAGTGTGCGTAGAAGATCTGAACATGAAAACCATGAGCCGGAGTCTGCACTTTGGGAAGAGTGTTATGGATAATGGATATGGAATGTTTCTGGGAATGCTGGAATACAAGCTGATGGATCAGGGAAAGAGGCTGGTGAGAATAGATAGGTTCTATCCGTCAAGTAAGACGTGCTGTAAATGTGGAGCAGTAAAAAAAGAACTAAAATTATCGGAGCGGATATATGAGTGTCGTTGTGGAAACCGGATGGACAGGGATGTCAACGCGGCAATCAATATCCGTGAAGAGGGAAGAAAAATAGTATGTGCATAACTTCACCGAAAAAAAGCCCGTAACCGGGCAAAAACCGTGGGGCACACGGGGATAGCCTGCAGATACTTAGCCCGTTGGGGCTATTGAACAGGAAGCCCTCACTTCAAAATCATGAGATTTAAGTGGTGGGAGTAGGTCACTTCATATGCTTATTTTTCTCTTTTCCAAAACGAATTAAGAACGTCTGCTAATTTTTGGGGCGCTTCTGTATTAATTTCATGTCCTACATCTTCTATAATTTTCATCTCTGCATTTTGAATACGATTGCCTAAATCATTCGTAGCCCTTATATTGGCATTGTCATTTTTCCCACATACAAGCAAAGTGGGACATGAGACATCTTTTAAATTCAAGCTGAAATCTAAATCTATCATTGAATTCGTTAATGCAAGTATGTTCTTTTTTGGCATACCCATCTTTATAAATGATTTTTCAGGCATAACCTTAAAAATAAAATTCTGAAATTTCATCAAGTTTTTGGGGACCTTATATTGCGCACCAACTAATACCATGGACTGTATTCGATTTGGAAATTCTATTGCGTAATTCAGTGCAATAATTGCACCTAGAGAAAGTCCGCATATATGTAATCTGCCCGGCAGACTCTCACAATAAGTTACAAAAGAATGGTATAAATTTGTATAGGTTGCATCTTGTCCGTTTAATATTTTCCATAAATCCGGGCAGTCAATCGTATCGTCTAACGATAGCAGGGAAGTCGTTTTATCCCAAGTTGTTGAATTTTGTCCAAGTCCATGAATGAAAATATAATGCATATTGTTCCTCCTCGTATAATGAGTAATCTGTTCAATTGTCAAATTTGTCGTTGTAAGTAAACTTTATCTTTATCGTTTTAAAATACCACTTGTATTAAGAGCATATACAGTAGGAGAGAGGTCATTCGATCAAGCGGCATGGTCTTTCACCTCCCCTTCCAGGCGATGTCTTGTAATAAACAATACCAGATTTTCATGCAAGTTTTAAACGGCATGAAAGTAAATAAAAACATCCCTATTATTCAGTTAAAATAAAGTGTAACATAAGAAACGCTATCTTTGTAAACTACAAATTATTGTGGTCAAGATGGAGTGACTATAGGTAATTTTATTTATATTTTCAATATAAAAGGATTTGTTAATGTTAAATCAGGCATGACCTAAATATTTTTGTAAAGTATTTGCTGTGTCAAATTATTTGGGTCATTTTTGTTTTCCAGAGGTGAAGGCAATGAAAGTGGTGCGACGTTTAAACAATAATGTAGTATTAGCGGATGATGATGGCAAGGGGACTTTTCAACGTATTCCTAAAAAGTCTTTCTATTGGTATCGAGAAGTAATATGTTCAAATGGTGCTTACAAATGAGTGATTACTCCGAATGGGACGGCGATTGAAAGTAGTTGTAAAATCAATCGAATATGTATATTTTGCAAAAATTTAAGTTCCTGTTAAATGCTATATTCCGCCGTATATGGTTAACTCCATATCGGCGGTTTTTTCGATTATCATTTTTTCAATCGGAAGTTAGCGTGGTTAGTCATGTTTTCTTTTTAATGAAAACAGTATTATTACTATTATGGCTGTTAAGAACAGCGCTAAAAGAATCACTATGCCAATTCTAACACTAATTATCCCCAAAGAGTACAAAAGAGCACACACCGCAATTACAAGTAATATACCCGAAACACCTCCGATGATTTTTAACCACAAGGGTTTATTTTTTTTATTCATATTTTTCAACATTCCTTTCAAGATAGTTTATTCCCATACGATACAGGTTCATTGCTCCAATGCGATCATTATTGGATTTGTAACCACAGTTTTTACAGGTAAACAGATGCAGTTTCTTATCCCTGTTAGACTTTTCAATATGACCACAGATCGGACAGCACTGAATTACATACATCAGAAAGGTTACTATCTTCAACATCGTAAGTTACAGGGATATGTAAAAAATATTTACCGTGCTTATTTACGAGTTTGGAAATGATTGGCCTTCCATTACTCGTTATCCAAATCTCCCGTCTTAAAGACATTGTAACGTAGTGATAGCTGGCATCAATACCTTTCATATAAACTTCACGGTCGTTGATTTTGTCCGTCAATGCCGCACGAAGGAGCGTTTTGATTTCAACGTCTTTAATCGGGCTTCGCTCCATAGCGAGCAGGTAATCGTCCTTGTCAACCTTACTCCAGTCAATCACCTTACTCAGGTTTTTTTGAGAATGGTATCAAGGCAAATTCTTGTGCTCCTGCCATTGCCCTCTCTAAACGGATGAGCTACGTTCATTTCCACATATTTTTCGATGATTTCATCAAAAGTAGATTGAGGCATTTTTCCAATGTTTTCAAGGGCCGCTGCGAGGTACATAACAGGTGCGAATCGAAAACCGATTTTTGCAATGTTCACAGTCCGCATCTGTCCTGCAAAATCGTATATTTCATCAAACAGATACTTGTGTATATTTGACAATCCTTTAAATGTTCCGACCTCGAAGGTATCAAGCAGATTTAGTTCGAACAATTCAAGAGCTTTTTTCTTGCTTGCTTTTTCTTCGGCACGGGCAAGCTCTGCTGAGTCTGTAATGCCCAATTTATTTTCTCTATTTCTGTACATGTTCCAGATAATGCAGCACATCTATTACCTTCCTTTGCAGTTTCTCAGGTATTTCCTGTCTGCCTGGCAACACTGCTTGAAAACACTTTTGGGGTATTAATTCTTTTTTAAAAACGGGTTTTTTCAAGCCGAGAAGCATAGAAAGCTCTGATTGAAATTGCATATAATCATAGGTATCCCTTGTTCCGATATGAAATATTCCTCCAAGATCTTCTTTGATGATATAGGCAATCCATTCTGCAATTTGAATATTTGTTGTATAATTAACATGCAAATTGGGGTAGGTAACAATCGGCGTATGGCTTTCCGTATCCTCTATCAATTTCAATATTCGAGGGCAATTTCTTCCCCAAATTTCTGGAATACGAACAGTAACACATCTATCATTTAATTTCTCTTGCAGCAAATGCTCACATGCAATTTTAAATCTACCATAATCTGTATGAGAATCAGTTCTATCAGATTCATAATGAGGATTTTCCTCTGCCGCATCAAAGACATTAGCAGTAGATAGGAAAATGATTTTTCCAGCTTTATTTTCTGCCAAGTAATTGGCAACATCATTATGTGCTGCTAATTGTAGTTGAAAATCCCCTCCCAAACTTGAGATAATAATTTGAGGCCGTATACGATCCAGTATATTTTTAATAGAACCGGGTATGCCGAGGTCCAATTGAAGCATTCTATTTTGAGCAATACCTTCATTCTTTTGTGAGTGATAGGTTCCATACACTTCATAATGTTCACCCAGTCGTTGTGCAATTGCCTGACCGGCATAGCCACTGGCGCCTAATATTAAAATTTTCATCTGAAACCTCCTCTCAATTCTTTATGTATCTACACGTTATACCAATAAGTGTCAAAAGCACTGTAGGTGCTTCATACAGGCTTTGGAAATTGTGATAAAACAAAAAATACCCAAGCGACAGAAGCCGTTTGGGGACTGGATTCTCAAACGGAGTGGGTGGGATTCGAACCCACGCGCCGGAAAACCGACGACCTGATTTCGAGTCAGGCTCGTTATGACCTCTTCGATACCACTCCGAATTCATACATATCATCTGATCACGTCAGACAACGTATTTTATTATAAGGGTATTTGGCCTCATAGTCAATATAAAAACTGAAATTTCGCGTCCTTCGCGTCCTGTCTTATTTTTTTGACAGATATCGTGTGATTTTTCTGGTCCGATTGTTTTCATGCTCTTTTTTTGCGCACCGCAATATGTTAAAGTGTAATATATGAACGGCAGGCAGACTGTGAAAATGATAATAGGAGTGTGAGGGCATGCGTTTTTTACATATAGCCGATCTTCATATCGGCAAACGGGTCAATGAATTCAGTATGATCGAGGATCAACGGTATATACTGGATCAGATTCTTGCGGTTGTGGAACGGGAAAAACCAGATGGAATATTAATCGCCGGGGATGTCTATGATAAGAGCCAGCCGTCGGCGGAGGCGGTGGAACTTTTGGACGAATTTCTGACGGAATTGATGTCTTACAGGCACCCGGTTTTTGTGATCAGCGGCAATCACGATTCACCGGAGCGACTCGGCTTTGGCAGTCAGATCATGCAAAAAGACGAACTATATATTGCCGGGGTATTTAACGGGCACCTTTGGAAAGTCACACTTTCCGATGAATATGGACCTGTGAATATCTATATGCTTCCCTTCGTAAAACCGGCATCTGTGAGGCCTTTTTATGATGAGACAATCGAGACGTATGAGCAGGCAGTCCGAGCAGTGATTGATGACAGCAATGTTGACAGGAATGAGCGAAATATTCTGATCGCGCACCAGTTTATAAGTGCCGGCGGTCAAAAACCGGAGCAGTCGGACTCAGAAGTATTCTCGATTGGTGGATTGGACAATATTGATTCTGCTGTCTTTGAAGATTTTGACTATGTGGCTTTGGGACATCTGCATGGCCCGCAGAGAATTGGAAGGGATACCATTCGCTATGCAGGGTCACCGCTCAAATATTCCTTTTCGGAGGCAAGGCATCACAAATCTGTGGTGATGATCGGGCTTGCTGAAAAGGGGAACGTACAGTATGATCTGATTCCGCTGAAACCGCTCCGCGATCTCCGTGAGATTCAAGGACCGATTGAGGAGCTTTTGTGTGTTGGAAGAAAGGACGCTGCGTTCTCACAGGATTATATTCATGCCACGCTTACCGATGAAGATGAGATCTACGATGCCATAGGTCAGATACGAAAAGTATATCCGAATCTGATGGCACTTGACTTTGACAACAAAAGAAGCAGGCAGGCATCGGATGAGCAGGATGCGTTTGCACGGGAAGCGGCGAAAAAGAGCACGATGGAACTTTTTGCAGATTTTTATAAACTGCAGAATCATGTAGAACTATCGGCAGAACAGATCACAATCATGAAAGATATCTTCGAGAAAGCGGGGGGAGAACGATGAAGCCTTTACACGTCACGATGAGTGCATTTGGCCCATATGCAGGCAAAACAGAGCTGGATTTGCAGACCTTTGGCGGTCAGGGTTTGTTTCTGATCACGGGGGATACCGGGGCGGGAAAGACAACCATTTTCGATGCGATTGCATTTGCGCTTTATGGGGAGGCGAGCGGTGATATCCGCACAACGGACACGATGCGAAGTGATTTCGCCGAGCCAGAGATGAAAACTTATGTAGAGCTGACATTTTTGCACAGGCAAAAGACTTATCGAGTGATCCGAAATCCAAGGTATCTGCGCCCCAAAAAGAGCGGCGAGGGGACGACAGCAGAGAATGCCGATGCAGTGCTGGAAATGCCGGATGGAACTGTGATCACCGGATTTCGCGATGTGACGGCAAAAATCACGGACCTTCTTGGCATCAATTATAAACAGTTTAAACAGATTGCTATGCTCGCTCAAGGAGAATTCTTAAAGCTTCTTCTTGCGGACAGCAAGGAGCGTGGAGATATCTTTCACCGGGTGTTCGGCACGGAACTGTATCAGTTGGCAGGAAGGCTTTTAAAAGAGAGAGAACGGGATGCCAAAAGAAATTGTGAGGATGCGCAAAATGAAATTATGCAGTATTTTTCTCTTGTGTCATGTTCGGAAGACGAATGGGGGACTAAGTTCCAGACGCAGCTTAAAGACGCAGCCATTCATGATTCGGATGAACTGTTTGAACAAGTAAAGAAACTGGTCAAAAAGGATCGTTCACTGCAGGAGAATCTAAGAGAGAAGCTAA comes from the Blautia liquoris genome and includes:
- a CDS encoding GNAT family N-acetyltransferase; its protein translation is MNHLGTKILETKRLILRPFKETDVEDMYDNWAGNDNVTRYLTWPAHASREVSKSVVDLWVSNNEDMRNYQWCIELKDNQQAIGSIGIVHMEEEIDSVEIGYCIGEEYWNRGITSEAFKEIIKFLFEEVACNRIFAQHDVHNPNSGKVMKKSGLLYEGTLLEAGKNNTGICDMAVYGITRNVYSMKKGEQRRQALE
- a CDS encoding sugar nucleotide-binding protein, with amino-acid sequence MKILILGASGYAGQAIAQRLGEHYEVYGTYHSQKNEGIAQNRMLQLDLGIPGSIKNILDRIRPQIIISSLGGDFQLQLAAHNDVANYLAENKAGKIIFLSTANVFDAAEENPHYESDRTDSHTDYGRFKIACEHLLQEKLNDRCVTVRIPEIWGRNCPRILKLIEDTESHTPIVTYPNLHVNYTTNIQIAEWIAYIIKEDLGGIFHIGTRDTYDYMQFQSELSMLLGLKKPVFKKELIPQKCFQAVLPGRQEIPEKLQRKVIDVLHYLEHVQK
- the tnpA gene encoding IS200/IS605 family transposase; amino-acid sequence: MINVNKLDNNAHSVFLLYYHLIMVVKYRRKVIDDDSSKRAEEIFSYIAPKYGITLEEWNHDKDHVHVMFRAQPKSELSKFINAYKSASSRLIKKEYPQIREKLWKEAFWSQSFCLLRAGGAPIETIRAYIESQGEKA
- a CDS encoding RNA polymerase factor sigma-54 → MDKSNLVLTLEQRQALSIQQVESLELLGYSNQELESFLTTEYLENPMLESSDDKQSTQIQNIEQMYEKSTSYEEHYKKWADDDSNRQQDIAASNTEDLAESLLLQLNKADFSEEQWNLIPHLIRGLDEDGFFPYEPREFAEVFHTDKQTVE
- a CDS encoding exonuclease SbcCD subunit D; this encodes MRFLHIADLHIGKRVNEFSMIEDQRYILDQILAVVEREKPDGILIAGDVYDKSQPSAEAVELLDEFLTELMSYRHPVFVISGNHDSPERLGFGSQIMQKDELYIAGVFNGHLWKVTLSDEYGPVNIYMLPFVKPASVRPFYDETIETYEQAVRAVIDDSNVDRNERNILIAHQFISAGGQKPEQSDSEVFSIGGLDNIDSAVFEDFDYVALGHLHGPQRIGRDTIRYAGSPLKYSFSEARHHKSVVMIGLAEKGNVQYDLIPLKPLRDLREIQGPIEELLCVGRKDAAFSQDYIHATLTDEDEIYDAIGQIRKVYPNLMALDFDNKRSRQASDEQDAFAREAAKKSTMELFADFYKLQNHVELSAEQITIMKDIFEKAGGER
- a CDS encoding alpha/beta fold hydrolase, giving the protein MHYIFIHGLGQNSTTWDKTTSLLSLDDTIDCPDLWKILNGQDATYTNLYHSFVTYCESLPGRLHICGLSLGAIIALNYAIEFPNRIQSMVLVGAQYKVPKNLMKFQNFIFKVMPEKSFIKMGMPKKNILALTNSMIDLDFSLNLKDVSCPTLLVCGKNDNANIRATNDLGNRIQNAEMKIIEDVGHEINTEAPQKLADVLNSFWKREK
- a CDS encoding helix-turn-helix domain-containing protein; protein product: MELQIGRIIRERRKHLNLTQENLAIAVGVSVPAVSKWESGSSYPDITLLLPIACTLNLTVDELLDNPGSLSVEEVPKLGEKAKRYFEQGDYLNGISFCQKEITENPHCLLLQYHFAAILINYLSVLDGSEYTLALQTAIAWLENATQIQEPVEIKLASYYYLGQMYLNTEEYEKAEEALKKLPNDIGLDFASSIALLFIQKKEYDKAEQFCQEKLYIDVNYACSNLAFLADGAYKTGDYEKSYDLSSKEVELLDLFKINSDKTIYALWQMALCANLLADEVRTSQCLNQMMNRIDALSDSPITGNALFEKVKAPTQVVSAEMSKYIVKDNLKAMIINNDLMDVQAFSQIQKRL
- a CDS encoding biosynthetic peptidoglycan transglycosylase — its product is MLNSSDGNRISVSIDEIPESMQHAIVAIEDSRFYEHNGIDPQGIARAVFVAVKNRGKNMEGASTITQQLLKNNVFTNWVHEGSMERFRRKFQEQYLAVKLESSLNAKGLNAKDIILENYLNTVNFGAGAYGIQTAAQTYFGKNCADLSLSESTALAANAFTKYG
- a CDS encoding RNA-guided endonuclease TnpB family protein produces the protein MNKAIKFRIYPNKEQGEQFARTFGCCRFLYNVMLEDKMKEYQKSKKRLKNTPAFYKKQYPWLKEVDSLALANVQLHLERAYQNFFRNPQSGFPKFKSKHRSRASYTTNVVNGNIKLEEGKLKLPKMSHVKLVQHRQIPKEYQLKSVTVTQEPSGKYYASLLYTYESQISEEKEAVEKMLGMDFAMSGMAVFSDGSRAEYPMYYRKSEKKLCKEQRKLSHCVKGSRNHEKQRRKVAVCHEKVKNQRKDFQHKLSRKLADSYDAVCVEDLNMKTMSRSLHFGKSVMDNGYGMFLGMLEYKLMDQGKRLVRIDRFYPSSKTCCKCGAVKKELKLSERIYECRCGNRMDRDVNAAINIREEGRKIVCA